A genomic segment from Nodularia sphaerocarpa UHCC 0038 encodes:
- a CDS encoding AAA family ATPase, translating to MPFNPELCRNESEVESKLIVQYLLPQLGYTPDTWHQEVALGSIRLDFLAFAVQVIPLVLDANSPMSVVMEAKHPRQNLNNHFLRLRHYLTSLNVRYGLLTNGKEIRIYKKFQSDIQLVFQCYGKDVETEIGTIRGLIGRNSLLNIQFMGNSDNQTSENNLGFESKRKHSMKTIAIYHHKGGVGKTTVAVNLAAALSNQGKRVLLIDIDAQANTTFATGLIKFQFEEDDDLKERNIFHLLYAGGDNNFLIPDIVRKSNGFNETEIDVIPSHINLIAGEPKLAVFGPTKMRLAKRLELVKDIYDVVIIDTPPALNLYASTALTAADYLIIPSDLKPFSNQGLVSVKNFIQTEVNENKENMGKKPISIMGVLPSKISSNNQYLKYTFPRHRDVIPERYELPLMDNMITERSCLSHCFNQTILVGDLEIPDPKSIFEFAKNDSSANQSALEFESLAIEVIRKLEID from the coding sequence TTGCCGTTTAATCCTGAACTGTGTCGTAATGAAAGCGAAGTTGAAAGCAAACTCATAGTTCAGTATTTGCTGCCACAGTTAGGGTATACTCCCGATACGTGGCATCAAGAAGTTGCACTTGGTAGCATTCGTTTGGATTTCTTAGCATTTGCAGTACAGGTTATTCCCTTGGTTTTAGATGCTAATTCGCCGATGAGTGTTGTCATGGAAGCAAAGCATCCAAGGCAAAATTTAAATAATCATTTCCTCAGACTCAGGCATTATTTAACCAGTTTGAATGTGCGATATGGGTTGCTGACTAATGGTAAAGAAATCAGAATTTATAAAAAATTTCAATCTGATATTCAGCTAGTTTTTCAGTGTTATGGGAAGGATGTTGAAACAGAAATCGGTACAATTAGAGGTTTGATTGGTAGAAATAGCCTTCTGAACATACAGTTTATGGGAAATTCTGATAATCAAACATCTGAGAATAATTTAGGTTTTGAATCAAAGAGGAAACATTCAATGAAAACAATTGCAATCTACCATCATAAAGGCGGCGTTGGTAAGACAACTGTCGCTGTTAATTTAGCAGCAGCATTGAGTAACCAAGGTAAAAGAGTTCTTTTGATTGACATAGATGCTCAAGCAAATACAACATTTGCTACAGGTTTAATAAAATTTCAATTTGAAGAGGATGATGATTTAAAAGAACGTAATATTTTTCATTTACTATATGCAGGCGGTGACAATAATTTTTTGATCCCTGATATTGTTCGTAAATCAAATGGTTTTAATGAAACAGAAATAGATGTGATTCCTTCCCATATTAACCTAATAGCAGGTGAACCAAAGTTAGCAGTGTTCGGCCCAACTAAAATGAGACTAGCTAAAAGATTAGAATTGGTTAAGGATATATATGATGTTGTTATAATTGACACTCCACCAGCATTAAATTTATACGCTTCAACTGCTCTAACTGCTGCTGACTACTTGATTATTCCTTCAGATTTAAAGCCATTTTCTAATCAAGGGTTGGTAAGTGTGAAAAATTTCATTCAAACAGAAGTTAATGAAAATAAAGAAAATATGGGTAAAAAGCCTATTAGTATTATGGGTGTTCTTCCATCAAAAATTTCTAGTAATAATCAATATCTAAAATATACGTTTCCACGGCATAGAGATGTGATTCCCGAACGTTATGAACTTCCCTTGATGGATAATATGATTACAGAAAGGTCTTGTTTGTCACATTGTTTTAATCAAACAATACTTGTTGGAGATTTAGAAATCCCCGACCCAAAATCAATTTTTGAATTTGCAAAAAATGATTCATCAGCAAATCAGTCAGCTTTGGAATTTGAGTCTTTAGCGATAGAAGTCATCAGAAAATTGGAGATAGACTAA